One window from the genome of Dolosigranulum savutiense encodes:
- a CDS encoding LLM class flavin-dependent oxidoreductase, producing MTLLSILDYGIRDEGQTSEEALAQTVERARLAEHLGYHRFWVAEHHNVPAFTSSAPEMLMMHLLNQTTRIRIGSGGIMLPHYSPLKVAESLKTLTAFFPDRVDAGLGNNPGVKPAREALNEYRTSEVDHQEQVADLVYYLQNDVDEDHRFSDMVVHPNVKANPIPFVLTTGSPATAQQAGKLGLGYVYGKFLVGMDYVQNGINAYRYHFKPSPFLKQPLVSIALSVVVAPTEEEATQLERALDVWMLGKHDYREFTHFPSIETAAQYQLSTEDKEHIQKNKNKAIIGTPTDVQQQLQQLIDITDADELLIVPLIPGEDKRRYTLEALAEMEL from the coding sequence ATGACACTGCTGTCGATTTTAGATTACGGCATTCGTGATGAAGGCCAAACCTCAGAAGAAGCACTTGCTCAGACGGTAGAGCGTGCTCGGCTAGCTGAGCATTTAGGCTATCACCGCTTTTGGGTGGCTGAGCATCACAATGTACCTGCATTTACCTCGAGTGCACCCGAAATGCTTATGATGCACTTATTAAACCAAACAACACGGATTCGTATTGGATCGGGTGGCATTATGTTACCTCACTACAGTCCACTAAAAGTAGCCGAAAGCTTAAAAACATTAACCGCTTTTTTTCCTGATCGTGTGGATGCAGGCTTAGGGAACAATCCAGGAGTAAAACCCGCTCGCGAAGCATTGAATGAATACCGCACAAGTGAAGTAGACCATCAAGAACAAGTAGCTGACTTGGTTTACTACTTACAAAATGATGTGGACGAAGACCACCGCTTTAGTGATATGGTTGTCCACCCGAATGTTAAGGCTAATCCTATTCCGTTTGTCTTAACCACGGGCTCTCCCGCAACAGCACAACAAGCAGGAAAGCTTGGCTTAGGCTATGTCTATGGGAAATTCTTAGTCGGTATGGACTATGTGCAAAATGGCATTAACGCTTACCGTTATCATTTCAAGCCCTCTCCCTTCTTAAAGCAGCCACTTGTCAGTATTGCCCTGTCTGTAGTGGTGGCACCGACTGAAGAAGAAGCTACTCAACTAGAGCGAGCACTCGATGTGTGGATGTTAGGGAAGCATGATTACCGTGAGTTTACTCATTTTCCCTCTATTGAAACAGCTGCTCAATATCAACTAAGTACTGAAGATAAGGAGCATATTCAGAAGAACAAGAATAAAGCAATTATTGGCACTCCCACAGATGTGCAACAACAATTACAACAACTCATCGATATAACCGATGCAGATGAACTCCTCATTGTCCCGCTCATTCCAGGCGAGGATAAGCGCCGATATACCTTGGAGGCCTTGGCTGAGATGGAGTTATAG
- a CDS encoding lipoate--protein ligase: protein MYLVEPIRDGKFMTDGATSLAIQVYAQKHIKPGEALIFPYICDPHVQIGRFQNPEKEVGKEFLNAHNMPVVRRDTGGGAIYLDHGSVNFCFLLPLEDSLVGDYKQFYAPAIAALKNLGVTEIDQKGRNDLVIHDKKVSGAAMMPVGDRLYGGFSLLLDIDPEAMVKSLTPSRQKLISKGIESVRARVTNIRPHLADKYQDVTNMEFKDLMLKELLQVDDLAEAKRYILTDEDWAAIDQLVEEKYSNWDWVYGQAPQYEYNRSERFDIGTIEVSLSIQASRIDQCKIYGDFFSKGDVSEVEQALIGTRTERKDLLEALQDLEFEQYFGALNPEQLVDLILS, encoded by the coding sequence ATGTACTTAGTCGAGCCAATTCGTGATGGTAAGTTTATGACAGATGGGGCAACTTCCTTAGCTATTCAAGTATATGCCCAAAAACATATCAAACCAGGCGAAGCCCTTATCTTCCCATATATATGTGACCCCCATGTCCAAATTGGTCGCTTCCAAAATCCAGAAAAAGAAGTGGGTAAAGAATTTTTAAACGCGCATAATATGCCGGTTGTGCGCCGTGATACGGGAGGCGGAGCAATTTATTTGGACCATGGAAGTGTAAATTTTTGTTTTCTATTGCCTCTTGAAGATAGCCTAGTTGGAGACTACAAGCAATTCTATGCTCCAGCGATTGCAGCCTTAAAAAATCTTGGCGTAACTGAGATCGATCAAAAAGGCCGGAATGATCTGGTTATTCATGATAAAAAAGTATCCGGAGCAGCAATGATGCCGGTGGGAGATCGCTTGTATGGAGGGTTTTCGCTATTATTAGATATTGATCCGGAAGCGATGGTGAAGAGCTTAACCCCAAGTCGTCAGAAGTTGATCTCAAAAGGGATCGAATCCGTTCGTGCGCGTGTAACCAATATTCGGCCACACTTAGCAGATAAGTATCAAGATGTTACGAATATGGAATTTAAGGACTTAATGCTCAAAGAATTACTTCAGGTTGATGATCTAGCGGAAGCGAAACGTTATATCTTAACAGATGAAGATTGGGCAGCTATCGATCAGTTAGTCGAAGAAAAATATAGCAATTGGGATTGGGTATACGGTCAAGCTCCTCAATACGAATACAATCGAAGTGAACGATTCGATATTGGTACGATTGAGGTATCTCTATCGATCCAAGCGAGTCGCATCGATCAATGCAAGATTTATGGGGATTTCTTCTCTAAGGGAGATGTTTCAGAGGTTGAACAAGCATTGATTGGTACACGGACAGAACGCAAAGACTTACTGGAAGCTTTGCAAGACCTAGAGTTTGAGCAATATTTTGGGGCACTAAATCCAGAACAATTAGTGGATCTTATTTTAAGCTAA
- a CDS encoding NAD-dependent deacetylase has product MAQHKWTAEILPHQSEAEKLCELIAEADAVVVGIGAGMSAADGFLYSGERFTDHFDDFIEKYGLIDMLQASLYDYESITEYWAFQSRFIALNYLDQPVGPSYLALKSLLADKPYHIITTNADNAFWVADYDPEKVFHIQGEYGLMQCSQFCHAQTYRKDDLIRQMVTEQSEMTIPYELIPYCPRCGAYLEVNKRNAEKGMVEDADFYAQLERYEAFLAQHEAGQVLYLEIGVGFTTPQFIKQPFTERVESNPAAIYAPMNQKRYRLPQAIRHRTIRLTDDIQQTLTQANQIKGEK; this is encoded by the coding sequence ATGGCACAACATAAATGGACAGCTGAGATTTTACCCCATCAGTCTGAAGCTGAGAAGCTATGCGAATTAATAGCAGAAGCTGATGCGGTGGTGGTTGGGATTGGAGCCGGGATGTCAGCGGCGGACGGCTTTTTATACAGTGGCGAGCGCTTTACTGATCATTTTGACGATTTTATCGAGAAGTATGGCTTAATTGATATGCTCCAGGCGAGTTTGTATGATTATGAGAGTATTACGGAATACTGGGCATTCCAAAGTCGCTTCATTGCATTGAATTACTTGGATCAACCTGTCGGGCCATCATATTTAGCGCTGAAGTCTTTACTAGCCGATAAGCCATATCACATTATTACGACAAATGCGGATAATGCTTTTTGGGTGGCTGATTATGATCCGGAAAAAGTCTTTCATATCCAGGGCGAGTACGGCTTAATGCAGTGTAGTCAGTTCTGCCATGCTCAGACATATCGGAAAGATGACTTAATCCGACAAATGGTGACAGAACAATCAGAGATGACGATTCCGTATGAATTGATTCCTTATTGCCCACGGTGCGGCGCTTATCTTGAAGTGAATAAGCGCAACGCCGAAAAAGGAATGGTAGAAGATGCGGACTTCTACGCCCAGTTGGAGCGGTATGAAGCTTTCCTCGCACAACATGAAGCCGGTCAAGTATTGTATTTAGAAATTGGAGTCGGGTTTACCACACCACAGTTTATTAAGCAGCCGTTTACTGAACGTGTGGAATCTAACCCAGCAGCCATTTATGCACCTATGAATCAGAAGCGTTATCGATTACCACAAGCAATCCGTCACCGAACGATTCGTTTAACAGATGATATCCAACAAACATTAACACAAGCTAATCAGATCAAAGGAGAGAAGTAA
- a CDS encoding protein-ADP-ribose hydrolase, translating into MEQQTTLQATWEAVIHPLWQEQYGSNRPLPELHTVDDYFYCYRKLVNVRPPAPMSDEWMAQQNKVLGAYNQPTTELAALTPVREFKNGSQLYLWQGDITALVVDGIVNAANSQLEGCYLPGHNCIDNVIHSKAGIQLRQDCHQLVQKQGRKEPVGRAKLTPAYNLPSNYVLHTVGPNVHGKQVGQLHRDLLANCYQHCLLAAVDHSLASLAFCCIATGEFGFPQQEAAEIAIQEVTTFLAKHTEPMQVVFNVFTDKDKEIYERLLTAGGDDSDGTT; encoded by the coding sequence ATGGAGCAGCAGACAACTCTACAGGCAACCTGGGAAGCGGTCATTCACCCCTTATGGCAAGAACAGTACGGGAGTAACAGACCATTACCCGAGTTGCATACAGTGGATGATTACTTTTACTGTTATCGCAAATTAGTCAATGTCCGACCACCTGCTCCAATGTCGGATGAGTGGATGGCGCAACAAAATAAGGTATTAGGTGCGTATAACCAGCCAACAACTGAACTGGCAGCTCTAACGCCTGTACGTGAGTTCAAGAATGGCTCACAACTCTATCTCTGGCAAGGAGATATAACAGCTCTAGTCGTTGATGGGATTGTGAATGCAGCCAATAGTCAGTTAGAAGGCTGTTATTTACCAGGACATAATTGTATCGACAATGTGATTCATTCCAAGGCGGGTATTCAACTGCGCCAAGATTGTCATCAATTGGTCCAAAAACAAGGACGAAAAGAACCAGTTGGGCGTGCAAAATTAACACCAGCTTACAACTTGCCCAGTAACTATGTTCTTCATACGGTAGGTCCGAATGTACACGGTAAGCAAGTGGGCCAGCTACATCGGGATTTATTAGCTAATTGTTACCAACACTGTTTGTTAGCAGCGGTGGATCATTCTTTAGCGAGTCTTGCTTTTTGTTGTATTGCAACAGGTGAGTTTGGCTTTCCTCAACAAGAAGCTGCCGAAATCGCTATTCAAGAAGTCACAACATTTTTAGCAAAACATACCGAACCGATGCAGGTAGTATTTAATGTTTTTACGGATAAAGATAAAGAAATATACGAACGACTTTTAACGGCGGGAGGAGATGATTCAGATGGCACAACATAA
- a CDS encoding glycine cleavage system protein H, translating to MRKIGNYLFVEKQDDIYTIRMTPELQDDVGTVAFVEYNFEDTLKKGDFILFLEASKTVIELKTPISGTVHAKNEAAVDQPNLLNSADESENWLVQLTDVDEAEFAALEDE from the coding sequence ATGCGAAAAATTGGAAATTACTTATTTGTAGAAAAACAAGATGATATTTACACGATTCGAATGACCCCTGAATTGCAAGATGATGTAGGGACAGTAGCGTTTGTAGAGTACAATTTCGAAGACACATTGAAAAAAGGGGACTTCATTCTCTTTTTAGAAGCTTCGAAAACGGTTATTGAACTGAAAACGCCAATTAGTGGTACGGTACATGCTAAAAACGAAGCGGCAGTTGACCAACCAAACTTATTGAATTCCGCTGATGAATCCGAAAATTGGTTAGTTCAGTTGACCGATGTGGATGAAGCTGAATTTGCAGCATTAGAAGACGAATAA
- the truA gene encoding tRNA pseudouridine(38-40) synthase TruA, with protein MQRYKLTLAYDGTNYSGFQVQPNVPTIQGELEQALQRIAKGTFIRIHGAGRTDAGVHAAGQVCHFDFPFYISEAGMLRAINANTPSDIVPQKVEQVSDTFHARYDACGKMYEYRIYTGKQADPFKRLYAYHHPHALNVDRIKQALEHFKGEHDFTSFSAVNAEVDSRVREIYEACLIQEGTDYILRFSGSGFLYNMIRIMVGTLLDVSDGKLDPDAIPDILQAKERQAASRTASPVGLKMVEVYYEKEDQQHELLENNIG; from the coding sequence ATGCAACGTTATAAACTAACTTTAGCCTATGATGGAACGAATTATAGTGGGTTTCAAGTGCAACCGAATGTACCGACGATTCAAGGTGAACTTGAACAAGCACTTCAACGAATAGCGAAGGGGACGTTTATTCGCATTCATGGGGCAGGACGGACGGATGCAGGTGTGCATGCGGCGGGACAAGTGTGTCATTTTGATTTTCCATTTTACATTTCAGAAGCAGGAATGTTACGGGCAATCAATGCGAATACGCCCAGTGATATTGTCCCTCAAAAAGTGGAGCAAGTATCTGACACTTTTCATGCACGGTATGATGCGTGTGGGAAGATGTATGAATATCGGATCTATACAGGTAAACAAGCTGATCCATTCAAGCGACTGTACGCGTATCATCATCCGCATGCACTTAATGTTGACCGCATTAAGCAAGCCTTAGAGCATTTTAAAGGGGAACATGACTTCACAAGCTTCTCAGCCGTCAATGCAGAAGTTGATAGCCGAGTGCGTGAAATTTATGAAGCTTGCTTAATTCAAGAGGGAACCGATTATATTTTGCGTTTTAGCGGGAGTGGTTTTTTGTACAATATGATTCGAATAATGGTAGGAACATTGCTCGATGTGTCGGATGGTAAGTTGGATCCGGATGCGATTCCTGACATATTGCAAGCAAAAGAGCGTCAAGCTGCCAGTCGAACCGCTTCGCCGGTAGGATTGAAGATGGTTGAAGTTTATTATGAAAAGGAAGACCAACAGCACGAGTTGTTAGAAAACAATATTGGTTAA
- a CDS encoding energy-coupling factor transporter transmembrane protein EcfT gives MMDKLIFGRYVTGDSLIHRLDPRAKLLSTLLFVVIIFLANNWLTYLGLALFVGLGIYLSDIKLSFFINGVKPLIWLILFTVLLQVVFTAGENVLFSWWVIVISKEGLVNGVFIFMRFVLIIFMTTLLTLTTMPMSLTEAIEYLLHPGKKIGVPVHEIALMLSIALRFVPTLMDETEKIMNAQRARGIDFGEGNLYNQMKSIVPMLIPLFVSSINRAEELATAMEARGYKGGQGRTKFRQLTWQRRDTYLLGIYLAMTIFLIIFRT, from the coding sequence ATGATGGATAAGCTGATTTTTGGGCGATATGTGACGGGAGATTCACTTATTCACCGACTGGATCCGCGAGCAAAGCTATTGAGTACCCTATTATTTGTCGTTATTATTTTCTTGGCTAACAACTGGCTTACCTACTTAGGACTGGCCTTGTTTGTTGGGCTCGGTATTTATTTGTCAGATATCAAGTTAAGTTTCTTTATTAATGGTGTCAAACCGTTAATTTGGCTAATTTTATTTACAGTATTATTGCAAGTTGTCTTTACGGCAGGGGAGAATGTACTGTTCAGTTGGTGGGTGATCGTTATTTCTAAGGAAGGTCTTGTCAATGGGGTGTTTATTTTTATGCGATTTGTCTTAATTATTTTTATGACAACTTTATTGACGTTGACAACGATGCCCATGAGTTTGACCGAAGCGATCGAATATTTATTACATCCGGGTAAAAAGATCGGGGTGCCTGTGCATGAGATTGCGTTGATGTTGAGTATTGCATTGCGTTTTGTGCCGACATTAATGGATGAGACGGAGAAAATTATGAATGCTCAACGTGCCCGTGGAATTGATTTTGGGGAAGGAAACTTGTATAACCAAATGAAATCAATTGTGCCGATGTTAATTCCACTATTTGTTAGCTCGATTAACCGAGCTGAGGAATTGGCAACAGCGATGGAAGCACGGGGATATAAAGGTGGACAAGGCCGAACAAAATTTCGCCAGCTTACTTGGCAGCGACGCGATACGTATTTGTTAGGAATCTATCTAGCAATGACTATTTTCCTTATTATTTTTAGAACATAA
- a CDS encoding energy-coupling factor ABC transporter ATP-binding protein, with the protein MDIRFQDVGYAYQIGSPFESRALYDVNLMIETGKYTALIGHTGSGKSTVLQHLNALKTPTEGMVQIGDRTITSESENKKLKPLRKKVGIVFQFPEAQLFEETVGLDIAFGPRNFGVEKEEALAKAEALLEVVGLDESFMERSPFDLSGGQMRRVAIAGVLALEPEVLVLDEPTAGLDPRGQKEIMDMFYRLHKEHGLTIVLVTHQMDDVATYADHLIVLEAGTVRRQGDPREIFAESDWLSNLQLGVPSATELANQLQAQYDWQFDYLPLTTEELAEQLATTLKRVGDHHDG; encoded by the coding sequence ATGGACATCCGTTTCCAAGATGTAGGATATGCTTATCAAATAGGGTCCCCTTTCGAAAGTCGGGCACTCTATGATGTCAATTTAATGATTGAGACTGGGAAATATACCGCACTGATTGGTCATACCGGTAGTGGAAAATCAACGGTCTTGCAACACTTGAATGCACTGAAGACGCCAACAGAAGGTATGGTACAAATCGGTGATCGGACGATTACTTCAGAGAGTGAGAATAAAAAATTAAAGCCATTGCGAAAAAAAGTAGGGATTGTCTTTCAATTTCCAGAAGCTCAGTTATTTGAAGAGACGGTGGGTTTAGATATTGCTTTTGGTCCGCGCAACTTTGGTGTGGAGAAAGAAGAAGCATTAGCGAAGGCAGAAGCTTTGTTAGAAGTTGTGGGATTAGATGAAAGTTTTATGGAGCGATCTCCCTTCGACTTGTCAGGTGGACAGATGCGCCGAGTTGCGATTGCAGGGGTGTTGGCTTTAGAGCCGGAAGTATTAGTACTGGATGAGCCGACAGCCGGGTTAGATCCACGCGGGCAAAAAGAAATCATGGATATGTTCTATCGCTTACATAAAGAACACGGATTAACCATTGTCTTAGTGACGCATCAGATGGATGATGTGGCAACATATGCGGATCACTTAATTGTGTTGGAAGCCGGGACAGTGCGCCGTCAAGGGGATCCGCGTGAAATTTTTGCAGAATCAGACTGGTTGTCTAACTTGCAGCTGGGTGTACCAAGTGCAACGGAACTTGCCAACCAATTGCAAGCACAATATGATTGGCAGTTTGATTACTTGCCTTTGACAACGGAAGAATTGGCGGAACAATTAGCCACAACGCTGAAGAGGGTAGGTGATCACCATGATGGATAA
- a CDS encoding energy-coupling factor ABC transporter ATP-binding protein has protein sequence MSDIITVNNIKYKYNIDDDHLALNDVSFSVKQGEWLSIVGPNGSGKSTLAKTLNGLIAPQEGMVQVDGLDLTMENVWDIRQRVGMVFQNPDNQFVGATVQDDVAFGLENLGVPRPEMIERIEQALAQVGMADFAEKEPARLSGGQKQRVAIAGIVALKPKIMILDEATSMLDPRGRREVLQTVKEVKERENLTVLSITHDVDEAAASDRVLVMKSGRIIDHDKPEAIFSQTKNLMSYGLDVPFPERLKQALAQENIKVPDDYLTKEGLIDWLWTSVSKM, from the coding sequence ATGTCAGATATCATTACAGTGAACAATATAAAGTATAAATATAATATAGATGATGACCACTTGGCGTTGAATGATGTGTCCTTCTCCGTCAAGCAGGGGGAATGGTTGAGTATCGTGGGACCCAATGGATCGGGGAAGTCAACTCTAGCGAAAACTTTAAATGGCTTGATCGCTCCTCAAGAAGGCATGGTTCAAGTTGATGGTCTGGACTTAACGATGGAAAATGTGTGGGATATTCGGCAACGGGTCGGTATGGTATTTCAAAATCCAGATAATCAGTTTGTCGGTGCTACCGTGCAAGATGATGTCGCATTTGGACTGGAAAATCTGGGTGTACCACGACCGGAAATGATTGAGCGAATCGAGCAAGCCCTCGCTCAAGTAGGCATGGCGGACTTCGCTGAAAAAGAACCCGCACGTCTGTCAGGTGGGCAAAAGCAGCGGGTAGCTATTGCTGGTATTGTGGCCCTGAAGCCCAAGATTATGATTCTAGATGAAGCGACAAGCATGTTGGATCCACGCGGGCGTCGGGAAGTATTGCAGACAGTAAAAGAAGTGAAAGAACGAGAGAATTTAACGGTGCTTTCTATTACACACGATGTTGATGAAGCGGCAGCGAGTGACCGTGTATTGGTAATGAAGAGTGGTCGAATTATTGATCACGATAAACCAGAAGCTATTTTTTCGCAGACGAAGAATCTAATGTCTTATGGACTTGATGTACCGTTTCCTGAGCGGTTGAAGCAAGCCTTGGCACAAGAGAATATTAAGGTGCCAGATGATTACTTAACAAAAGAAGGGTTGATTGATTGGTTATGGACATCCGTTTCCAAGATGTAG
- a CDS encoding amidase — protein MNLFTEDATYYANLIKQDKVTSVELVKRALANIESLNPMLNAVTHVQKEYALKRAQVLDENKDKLHTLPPFYGVPTLLKDVGQQQAGFPATSGSQLLHQNIAETTDYVVERIIEAGFIIVGRSNVPEFAFKGISDSTYTGHVRTPFDLTRNAGGSSGGAAAALKAGIVPVTMASDGGGSIRLPASFSGVIGLKPSRGRIIVGPSGYRRGHGNAVDFALTRSVRDTWTLLKTLEADQVEAPFNLPVLSEDRLQPIDQSLKIAFSYTSPIGASVSKTSKDNITKAVRLLEALGHELIEVAPHTDDKKLLRTYYKVTSIGAAEMFHKLEDTLGRRLTRQDMEPMTWVMYKAGEKIPGYELSSILNFWDQYTVQRENFIANYDLALTPITDGPAPKHDQFGYRTYEQEMGQAEQLSAGEIEELIMRMYKSGHDYMGYAFSQNIAGQPAISLPLFMTSEGYPIGTHFWTGKGKDYLLLQLALQLEEAGHLQTGIERLDNEWRK, from the coding sequence ATGAATTTATTTACAGAAGATGCAACTTATTATGCTAATCTAATTAAGCAAGATAAGGTCACCTCAGTTGAGTTAGTGAAGCGGGCATTAGCGAATATCGAGTCTTTAAATCCTATGCTTAACGCGGTGACCCATGTCCAAAAGGAATATGCATTAAAACGTGCTCAAGTATTGGATGAGAACAAAGATAAATTACATACTTTACCGCCATTCTATGGAGTTCCTACCTTATTGAAAGATGTGGGCCAACAACAGGCAGGTTTTCCAGCGACTAGTGGATCACAATTACTTCACCAGAATATTGCGGAAACAACAGATTATGTTGTGGAGCGTATTATTGAGGCGGGTTTTATTATTGTGGGACGTAGCAATGTACCGGAGTTTGCCTTTAAAGGGATTAGTGATTCAACCTATACGGGGCATGTCCGTACACCGTTTGATTTAACACGTAATGCAGGAGGATCTAGTGGGGGTGCAGCGGCGGCATTAAAAGCAGGAATCGTACCGGTTACAATGGCGAGTGATGGTGGCGGTAGTATTCGTTTGCCCGCGAGCTTTAGTGGAGTTATTGGATTGAAGCCATCTCGTGGACGTATTATTGTGGGACCAAGTGGCTACCGGAGAGGTCATGGGAATGCAGTTGACTTTGCACTCACGCGTTCAGTGAGAGACACATGGACTTTATTAAAAACATTAGAGGCTGACCAAGTTGAAGCACCATTTAACCTTCCTGTGTTATCAGAAGATAGACTGCAACCAATTGATCAATCGCTTAAAATTGCCTTTTCTTATACATCTCCTATCGGGGCCTCCGTTTCGAAGACGAGTAAAGATAATATAACAAAAGCTGTTCGTTTATTGGAAGCACTGGGGCATGAATTAATCGAGGTTGCGCCTCATACGGATGATAAGAAGTTATTGAGAACATATTATAAAGTAACAAGTATCGGCGCTGCTGAGATGTTCCATAAATTAGAGGATACATTAGGACGACGCTTAACTAGACAAGATATGGAACCGATGACTTGGGTGATGTATAAAGCGGGAGAAAAAATTCCTGGGTATGAATTATCTAGTATATTAAATTTCTGGGATCAGTATACCGTTCAGCGCGAAAATTTTATTGCAAATTATGATCTCGCATTGACACCGATAACAGATGGTCCAGCACCGAAGCATGATCAGTTTGGATATAGGACTTATGAGCAGGAGATGGGACAAGCCGAGCAGTTATCAGCAGGTGAAATAGAAGAGCTTATTATGCGGATGTATAAAAGCGGACATGACTATATGGGCTATGCTTTCAGCCAAAATATTGCCGGTCAACCTGCGATTAGTCTGCCCCTCTTTATGACGTCAGAGGGCTACCCGATTGGCACACACTTCTGGACAGGGAAAGGGAAAGATTATCTTTTATTACAACTCGCACTACAATTAGAAGAAGCGGGACACTTACAGACAGGTATCGAAAGATTAGATAATGAGTGGAGAAAATAA
- the rplQ gene encoding 50S ribosomal protein L17 → MGYRKLGRTSSQRKAMLRDLVSDLIINDRIKTTKTRAKETQRLAEKMVTLGKRGDLHARRQAAAFLRNELAEVGETEDEIIVQSTLQKLFDDIAVRFENRNGGYTRVLNTEPRRGDGAPMAILEFVEKGEVVEQEAEEE, encoded by the coding sequence ATGGGATACCGCAAATTAGGACGTACAAGTTCACAACGTAAGGCTATGTTGCGTGATTTAGTATCTGATTTGATTATTAATGACCGTATCAAGACCACAAAAACTCGTGCGAAAGAAACACAACGTCTAGCAGAAAAAATGGTCACACTTGGTAAACGTGGTGACTTACACGCACGACGTCAAGCAGCAGCTTTCTTACGTAATGAATTAGCTGAAGTCGGCGAAACGGAAGATGAAATCATCGTACAGTCAACACTTCAAAAATTGTTCGATGATATCGCTGTTCGATTTGAAAACCGTAACGGTGGATACACTCGCGTATTAAACACTGAACCTCGTCGCGGAGACGGCGCACCGATGGCTATTCTAGAATTCGTTGAAAAAGGCGAAGTAGTAGAACAAGAAGCTGAAGAAGAATAA
- a CDS encoding DNA-directed RNA polymerase subunit alpha, producing MIEIEKPVIETVEVSEDGKFGKFVIDPLERGYGTTLGNSLRRILLSSLPGAAVTNIQIDGVLHEFTAIDGVVEDVTAIILNLKKLALKLHTEETKTIELDIEGAAEVTAGDIIHDSDVEIMNPDLYLCTVSEGGHLHIRMEAERGRGYVDAEDNKHDDMPIGVLPIDSIYTPIKRVNYNVENTRVGEQDQFDKLTLDVWTDGSISPEDGLSLAAKIMTEHLDIFVNLTEEARDAEIMVEKEETQMEKMLEMTIEELDLSVRSYNCLKRAGINTVQELTGKTESEMMKVRNLGRKSLEEVKNKLAELDLSLQEE from the coding sequence ATGATTGAAATTGAAAAGCCAGTTATTGAAACAGTTGAGGTCAGCGAAGATGGAAAATTCGGTAAGTTTGTGATCGATCCACTAGAACGTGGATACGGAACCACTCTTGGTAATTCATTGCGCCGTATTTTATTATCATCACTGCCTGGTGCTGCCGTGACAAACATTCAAATTGATGGTGTTTTGCACGAATTTACAGCCATTGATGGTGTGGTAGAAGATGTCACAGCGATCATCTTGAACTTGAAGAAACTTGCTTTAAAGCTCCACACTGAAGAAACAAAAACAATTGAATTGGATATTGAAGGAGCAGCTGAAGTAACAGCTGGCGACATCATTCACGATAGCGATGTCGAGATTATGAATCCTGATTTATATTTATGCACCGTATCTGAAGGTGGACATCTGCACATTCGTATGGAAGCAGAACGTGGCCGTGGTTACGTTGACGCTGAAGACAATAAACATGATGATATGCCTATTGGAGTGCTACCGATTGATTCAATTTATACCCCAATCAAACGCGTGAACTATAATGTAGAAAACACGCGAGTTGGCGAACAAGATCAATTCGATAAATTAACATTAGATGTATGGACTGACGGTTCTATTTCACCAGAAGATGGTCTAAGCTTAGCTGCGAAGATCATGACTGAGCACTTAGATATCTTCGTCAATCTAACTGAAGAAGCACGCGATGCTGAAATCATGGTAGAAAAAGAAGAAACACAGATGGAAAAAATGCTTGAGATGACTATCGAAGAGCTTGATTTATCTGTACGTTCATACAACTGCTTGAAGCGAGCAGGCATTAATACCGTACAAGAACTTACTGGAAAAACGGAGTCAGAAATGATGAAAGTTCGAAATCTTGGACGTAAATCACTTGAAGAAGTGAAAAATAAATTAGCTGAGCTTGATTTAAGCTTACAAGAAGAATAA